Genomic DNA from Hordeum vulgare subsp. vulgare chromosome 2H, MorexV3_pseudomolecules_assembly, whole genome shotgun sequence:
ctataataatcatgcataaaggaattcagagaagattcaattaATAtttataaataatctgatcataaacccacaattcatcgtatcccaacaaacacaccaaaaATAAGATTACGTCGAATAGATCACCATGGGAAACgttgtgaactttgtattgaagaacatagagagagagatagccatctaggtactagctatggacttgtAAGTCTGTAGTAGACTACTCACGCAATATTGTgggagtagcaaggttgatgtaaaGGCCCTttgtgattgatccccctccggtagggcaccaaaacagggctctagatgggatcacggtcgaacagagacttgcgatgaCGAAAAAAGTGTTTTCGGTGGCTCTCTGATGTTTCCCCaatattttagaatttataggggtggaattaggtcagacggagtcacgaggggctcacaagctaaTAGGGTGCTCCTACCCCCCTATGCGCGCCATGTTGCCTTGTCATCTCCTCCTATAGCTTCTCACCTCCTTCGAAAGCTTGAGGTCctcttttgtccagaaaaaaatcattagaaAGTTTCGTAGCGTTTGGATACCGTTTGGTACTCGTTTCTTGAAAAGCCaagaacatgtagaaaacagcaactcgcactaggcactgggttaataggttagttcccaaaaatgatataaaatagcatataaatgtatataaagcatccaagattgataatataatagaatggagaaataaaacattatagatatgttggagatgtatcatccaGATGGATAAGACCCGACCTgattctaagcatagcaagcatagaaaATAAACATGGATGAGTggtcacaacatggctcaagcagtTCCTACTCAAGTCATGCTTGGCATTGCCTCTGCCTACTAgcacgaggaagaagacggcCTAGCCCTCGGTGGGCTTGGCCTCTTCTCCCACGTAAGCCAAGGTaggttttttcttttctgttaattgtgttttctattttattttattttttcttttttgatttAGTTTAGTAACCAAAACATTTTGGTTAATTCTATAAATTTTTGTGGGGCATATTTAAATTATTTTGAAACCACACAACAAATTTTAGAATATTTGGAGAAACCAGTATTTAATGGTAAATTTTAAACTCCAGCTCAAATACAAATATGATTTAATTCAATGACTAAAATGTGTCGAGATAAAATGAAACCAATTTTGTTGGGTGTTTTACATTATTTCAAAAATGTGAACATTTTGAAGGGCATTTTAGGATCATTGCGATTATTTTTAGTTGAACCTATTTAAATTTTAAttggtgctagggtttttctcatCTCCATTTCAAAATTAAATGAAATTTGCACATGATGCTTGGATGTTGAACTATTTACAATCAATTTCTAGGATTGTGACATAATTGTTGCATTTTTTTCATTATAGATGCTTATTAAATAGACACGTGAATGTGACAATTATAGAACCTAGCCACCACAATGACAACTCTCTAACCTTTCAGATAAACATGTGTTCGACGTGTAGGGGTAGTTTAACTTAGTTAATGTGATACTCTATTGTGTTGCCTTGAAGAAAAGTTTTAGAGCCATCGTATGAAGATAATAATTTATCATTTATTGTTTGCTAGGGATCATATGTGCCCGAGGTATATTTTAACATCCGCATTTATCAACCCTACTGTTAGGTATTGTCCTACCATCGGCAATCAAAGCAATGAAGCTACTATTTATCATTAGACGTCGCCTCGTGTTGTTGAGGAATTGGATATATATTTATTTTGTAGTTTTAGTCCATAGAATTCAAACTATTGGAGAAATGCGTGCATAAGGAAAAAATTAACATCAAAAGGTTTGCATGTCAACAGGAACCCACTTAGAATGAAGTAATCCATGCTCCATGGAGGGTTCTTGTGCGTAGATCGGATGGGTTGCTACCACGTCAAGCTAGTACGTCTAATGGCTACAACAATTATGATGATGCAGGAGCACGTGTGTTGAGATAAATTAGAATTAGTGTTGAGATAATTAGAATTGAAAGGCTTTAGACATAATAGAACTAAAACCGAGTACACGAGGTGCGGTTTCCATACCGGTAGGCACGAGGAGTAACATATTAGCCTTGATGGGCCGGTGGTAcctcagaaggacacctttcGATATTTGGAGCCAACGATATAGAAGGATAGTTATATCTATGAATATGTGAGCTATCAAAACAAAGTtcgatggatgaagtggcgccaggcttttggtgttctctgtgacaagagagtgctatAAAAGCTAAAGGGTGGGTTATATAGGACGGTGATTCAACCCGCAATGTTGTATTGTGCTGAGGGTTGGCGGACTAAAAGGTGACATGTTCAAGAGATAGGTGTGGCGaaaatgcgcatgttgagatggttgtgtggccacacaaggaatgaTCAGGTCCAGAATGATGATATATGGGATAGAGTTCAAGTAGCACCCACTGAGGAAATGTGTGTCCAACATCATCTTGGATGGTTTGCGCACATTCAACGTAGCCTCCAGAAGCTCAAGTGCATAGAGGACGCTAAAGTGTGCCAAGAATGTCAAGAGATGTCGGGTAGACCAAACTTAAGATGGGAGGCATATataaagagagatctgaaggactAGAATATGACCGAAGAACTAGTCATGGAAAGGGTGCGTGGAAGCTAGTTATCCATGTGCCAGCACCATGAGTTGTTGAAACATCTTATAACTTTTTGCTCTAGACTacaccaacttgtttgggactaaaggctttgtagtTGTAGTAGTCCCTTATATATATATGGTATATATACTAATAGTTTACTTTTCATAGGGATTTATAAAGTCATTGCAACCAAGAGAGATCATGCAGCACTATTTCTAAACAAAAAAATAAgggcgtgaatcatatgaacacatATGAAGTTATTTGCATGGAGTGGAAAATTATAAGAAGAGAAAATAAGGTTGACTCTTTACAAATAGTCAGAGCTCTTGGGAGGATTTTACACTTGCATTTATCCTTAGTCCCCTTCAATATTAGTTTATACTATAAACATAAACCATAGAGTATGTAATGTATTAAGATGTAAGGAGGACATAAAGTACCAATACATATATGAACCGGTACAAAGCGATTCACCTGCCTCTGCCAACATACACAAGACCCAAGAAaataataattggacatgaatgtTCAAGATGATATTTTACTTGCTAGAGCCCAGGGTAGTTTAGTGACTTTTTCTGTTGTAATGTGATATTGTTCTCAAAACAATGGACGAGATAAAAAAATTATGGTATGGTCTTCTTTATATACTATAAGTGTCTACAAAAGATAGAGATGTGATAAATGGTTGGTCGGTGGGGATATAAACATGAAATCGGGTTATCTTTGGTGACGACTAGGCTTGCAAATTTAACCCAAGGTGATCTCTCATGTTTCTGGGGTTCTATATGCAAACTTTTTTGTGACTGATAGGGTATAAAACGTGAATctagagtatttttggtggcaagTAGGCTTTCAGATGTGAATATAGCATATTTTGGGTTGGGGTTACGATTGTAGATGTAAATTTGTGGCGGCGGGGATTTAAATAAGAGCATGTAACTTTTTTGTGGCTTCTAGAGTTGCAATTGCAAGTGTGACTTTTTATTTTAACCTATGGGTTGGGAAAACAAGATCACATCTAGTGTTTACGGAGGGTTATTTTGCATTACTTTTCCATATTAAGTTGTCAAAGGTACATGGGCATATTGTGGCAATAATAATGATGCACAACTCTTCTGAAAGCATATCATAATAATTGTCGTCGTCTTTTAATATCATAGAATTCTATTAAGTACACAGATGAAGGGGGCATTCATAACACCTAGTCATGATAATTACGATATGTCCAATCTTTCGGACACACGTGTGTTGGACACGTGTGAATAGTTTAACTTGGTTAATGTGATCCTATTTCATGTCTCATTGTACAGTAGTTCTAGAGCGCTCTTATGAAAAGAATCATTTATCATTTGTTGTTCACTAGGGAACATATATGTTTGGGCTCTATTTTTAATACCCACATTTATAAGCTATTATTTCTCCTATTGTCCTATCATCAGCAACCAAAGCGACAAATCTACTATTTGTCATATGTATGAATAGTTTATTTTTCACATGGATTTCAAAAGCCAACACATCTAAGAGAAAGAATGCACTAATACTTCAACACATGCAAAATAATGGTATCAGCCATATCAACACATATGAAGTTGTTTGCATGGAGGAGAAAATAGGAATGAGAGAAAAGAAGGTTGACTATCAACAAATAGTGGGAGGACTACATACGATTTTCATACTAGTACTTATTGTTGTACGTATATGTACCAATACGAGTCGTTTGCCAACATACACAATACCCAAAGAAGTATTGTTGTACATATTTGGACCAATATTAGTCGTTTGCCAACATATACAATACCCAAAGAAATAATAAATGTCTATTCACGTTTATGGTGATATTTGTGTTTGTAGGGCTTAGGTAATTTTAGTGGTTTTTGGTTTTAAACGAATGGATGGCAATAAAAGGTGATGACTACGGATTAAGGAGGGTTCTTGTAGCATGAATTTTTCCTCTATAATATAAATTTCTATAAAAAATGAGTGTAAAAGTAAGTTACGGGTGGGCTTTTAAATATGCAGTATGGTTATCTTTTGTGGCCGCTAGGGTTACAAATGTTAGCCCAAGGTGATACCAAATGTTATTTGCTTGTATATTTTGGCTGCAAGTGGGGGTTTAAATGAGAATGTTGTGTATTTTAGGTGGGGTTAGAATTGTAGGTGTAAATCTAGGGTATTTTTGTGGCAGATATGGATTTAAATATAAACCCATGGCATTTTTGTGGCAGCAAGGGTTGCATTGCAACTTACAAGTGCAATTTTGTCTCATCTTAAATGATAGGGTGAGAAAGTAAGGTCAAATCTAATATTTATGAAGGGCTTTCTCTAATTAATTTTGCATATTAAGATGCCAAAGATATGTGGCAGCATATAATGGCCATAAGAATGGCATGCAGCTATTTCAAACGCATATTTATAATATTGTCGTCTTGGGCCATTACAAAACGTTGATTAAATACACACACGAACGAGACATTTATAACACCTAGCCACCACAATTGCGATATCTCCAACCTTTCTTGGAAATGATTATATGGACAGGTCCTCGCTAATTGATCTTAAGATGGAAGCTTTGAGCATTTTTAGGTTGATGACAAGTTTCAAGATATCCAAGATTAACACAAGGGCCAATAGGGTGGCCCATGAGATCGCAAAGCTTAGTTTTGTTAATAGGTGTGATGGTGTGTTTCTTAATACTGTTTTGGCCTGCATGGCTGAAATTGTAACAGCCGATTGTATTAACCTTTTTACTTAATCAATATGTGagagaatttttttttaaaaaaagataTCTCCAACCTTTCGGATACATGCGTGTTGGACACGTCTCGGTAGTTTAATTTAGTTAGTGTGAGTCTCTTTCTTTGTTTTTGCGAGGGCAAAGGGTGTATAATTCCAAGCTAATAGAGTTATAGTCATTAGCAACAAGTTCAAAAACAAAGGGGGATTGGCTAAGCCACCATGCACTATTATCCCTAGATCTACCATAATTTGCTAAACAACGTGCAACTTTGTTttcatcatgagaaactttcactGGAATAAACACCCAGTTATCCATTAAACCTTTAATCTCCATCAAGAGGTgaccatatgttgatttgtcgAGAGACTCATTTGCGAGTGCCGACAATGCCAACACACAATAGATTAAAGTTGGACATGGAGATTCAAACACTCGTAGCAAGACTTACTCCCTCCATGATTGCATGTACTTCTACTTCAAGAGCCTAATTACAATGAAAAATACGTCGACATGCAGCATAGATAACACTGCCCTTGTCTATGCCTGACCCTGATGCACCGTCTTCAGCACAAGAAGAACCATCGACACACAAAGCTCCCCACCCAGGTGGCGGAGCGGGCCACAGAAGCTGCAGCGGCAAGGGGAAAACTTGCTTAGGCTGTGTTTGATTGAGCTACAGATTCTGTAAAACTCTTGTGAGCTGTGAAAAAACTACTGCAAACTTTCAGTTGTGGAAAAGTTGGAAGTTGTTTGGCTGAAACAACTGTGAAATTGTAGATTTGACTCTGAATTATCTGTAATGACCCTGGGCAATGAGTCAAAAAAATATGTGCAACTTGGCTGTAAAATGGTGATATTTACATTGGTAGATAATAGAACGACCGTTTTATaaagaaaaattatgacaattgagATGATTCACAACTAACACATACGGATTCAACGATTATACTTCATGATGCATATTACATATAAATAGATATTGATCCCATGATACTATTACAAAAGACATGCACCATACAATACATGATGATACCATCCATCAAAGATAGCTAACCTATCACAAGACAAGCATTCGTTATCCTACTACGAATAGTATCCATGGTCTCTTCATTCTCCTCTTCAACGGGATCCGCTTGTGTTGGTGTTACTTCCTGGCGTAGCACTTGAGGTACATACTCATCATCGGTATCACATTTATCAAAAAAATTGTCACTCAACTTGCTATCACGAATGAAGTTGTGCAATGCCATGCAAGCAATGATGATATGCTTTTGCACGGGGTATTTTCCTTTGATCACATGTACATTCCCATCCCAACTGTTTGGAGCAAAGAATTAAGATAGTTGCATAGATAATCACAAGATACCTCTGTTGTTGGGATAGGTTTAGCATGCGCCATTTCATTACGGAGATGACAAACCCGCCACAACACCATAAGGATCATGTCATGGGAGTGGTCATGTTGATCAGCAAGTAGGTGAAGGAACCATTCCTCGCACGTACATGTAATATCTCTCTTGTTTGGCAGTGACCACCGACCTTTCATTGTGTCCCACAAAATCGTGGGGTTTGGGTAGGCCAGCAAAGTATGAAAGGGTGATTCATCTTCCCGCCCGCACACCGCACATGTTGCAAGCGTACTAATATGATGCCGATTTTTCTCCAAGTTTGTAGCTAGTGTACCTGAGATCACCTTCCAGGCAAACACTAATGTCATCCTCTTTCGTGTTACCCTGTACAAAAGTTCTGGATCACTCCTGTGAAAAGAATCATTTATTGTTCTCTAGGGAGCGTATGAAGTTGTTTGCATGGAAGGGATTGTTCCAAAACAGGTATGCACGCCCATTCCCTTTAGTCTTTggtttattttataaaaatacacCAAGGTATATGCTTGTATATTACTCCTTTAATTTTAAAATAAGAGTCTTAAATTTAGTATAATTTTGTATTAAAGTTATTATaaagttaagacatttattttggaatGGAAGAGTAAGATTTAAGAAGAGCATTAAGGAGAATATATATGGATCTGTGCAGAGAAGTTTACATGTTCCGCTAACATACGAAAGGCCCAAGAAAATAATGTGAGAACATGAATGCTCACGGTGATATTTGTGTTTGCTTTTCTTGAGAGAATTTGTGCTTGCCAGGCCAATGAAAATTTTGGGGTGATGTCAAAGGTTGCCGAGGTTGTAAATGCGGATTTTATGTGGAGGATAGTTTTGGTGGCAACTAGGTATTCAAATGTGAATCTACGGGCCAGAACTTTTGTTCCCTAGGGAGCATATATGTGGCCACAGGACAGCACAACACAATAAGATGCTTCGTAGCCAGTACAGACGATCCGAGCAACAAACACGGTCAGTGCTCAAGACGGTGAAAATACTGACAAATCACTGGTTTGGGCCGTGTAGCAGGGCAAGATACCTGAACGGAGCAAAATTTGGACGCACGTGGAGAAAAGAGACAACTTGCATAATGAAGCCGACAAGAAATGGCAACAATGAAGTTGGGCTCCTCCCTTCGATACTTCCCTCATTCACAATATTTGGTAGTACTACAAAGTTCACTTCTTAGATGGCAAGGTAACCCAACTACTACTGCATTAACATCACAACGCAATAATAAAAGGAAACGGCTTGAACCAAAGCAAGCATGGCATCCAATCTTCCAAAGAGGTTTCAACGCCGACCACACGCAACAACACAAGTAAAGCCTAAACATTACAGCTACTAATCAGGAGACTAGCTACAACAATTAGCTAGCTGGTTCAGCAGTAGAGCAACTAGTTGAGCGCCTTCCTTCTGCGCTTCTTCCCTGTGGAGGCCTTAGCAGACAccggctcttcttcttcctcctcttcatcagcaGATGACTCCGGTACTTTCTCCTTGGGCTTCCGTTTGCCTGAAAGGCCGTTGCTCTTGGATCCATCAGAAGCTTTCACAGCGCTTGCGCCTTTTGGAGTCTTGCCGCCAGACTCATCCTTGCTGCTTCCCTTGCCAGCAGATCGAGGCCACCTCCCCCCACCTTCAGCACCCTTTTCTGCAGTCTTCGCCTCTGATTTGGCTGAAGTCACTGGACTATCCTCACCCACAACCTTCGGACGCCCTCttttcttgggaggattgctgtcGCCAGTGCTGTCCTGCTTGCCTCTCCTACCACGAGACCCGCTTCAAATGAGCAGAAAACTCAATGTTAGTACGAACCAGGAAATCATAGATCAACAGAATACTCAGATTCTCATGCTAAAGAAATAAAATTTTGGAGATTAATAGATGATGAGAGCCATCCAGACAAGCACGCATCTAAGGATCCACCTAAGTCTCGATGATTTAGACAATATCAGTGCTTTGGAAAACCAAATGCATGGATGCTACAGCACCTTATTTTGAGTTTACTAACACAGTGAGGCACGTCAGTTCTAAGATAATCAGATGGCAAAGATTGCAGTTCTATATGAATGGACCACATGTACAAAGTTTTAAGTGCTGAAATGTCAATAGTCAGCTAAATGGCTAACATATAGAAGGTGCAGAGTAGAATATTATGCTTACATATCAGATGCTTCATTAGGATTCTCGTCTTGCTCCTGCAGGATAGCAGACAAATTAGACAGGAATAGAAGAGGATAATAGCAGCATCACCGCGTCAGGCTGCAAGAGGCATATACCTCATCAATGAACTCCCATCTTTCATTCTTAAGTTGCAGACGTTCAACATCACCATCGTCATACACAACCTGAATGCCAAAAGGTAGCATAAAAGAACGAAAAACATCTTGTTAGTAGCTCGTGGACAGCCCAAAGGAAGAAACATGGAGATGGCAGATAGTGCGTCTACTGAATGCGCACCTTGTGCTTTTTTGAAGAAGCATCAAATGACTTAACAGCACCCTCATAGAACCTGCAGAGCAAGAAACAGATTCAAAACTAATGAAACAACTGGCTAACTTAACTCGTGGAGGAAATGACATAACTATGCATAAAGAAAGTTAAAGCAGGGACAAATAAATATTTGTATAGCTCGACACAGAAGGAAGTGGCTTGCAAATCTTGTGTtcagaaataaaaacaacaaactGACAACGGCATGAACAATCCTACACCAAGGAAACTTGCAGCACTCACTTTTTGTCATCAGGCCACCACACTTTGATTCTTGAGCCAACAAGGCTCCCATCAAGAACTTtgctcttctttgactgaggaacCTGTCCAATAGCATGGAAAAGGTGTTAACAACTGAAAGAAAGGAATCAGATCGTAATAAGACTATTCACCATCACTAGTATACTAGTAATTAATAAAGTGTGTATACCTCTTCAGCTTCCTGCACAAGTTTCCTTTTTGACACACCACTGTACCCTGGTTGGCCTTTGCTTTTTCCCGTCTTGGTCAATGATTTAGGAGAGGCCATTTCCTGGATTGAAATAAAATAGTTATTGCAGATAACCAAGTTAGATCATTATAACATGCTCAAAATATCAGCTGCCCATTAAAGATTAATACTGCTGATGGAACTGAAGCTCTATAAATTTGAACATAACTAAGCATACTTGGTAAACAATGCCATTACCATTCAGAAAAAATATTATGTTAAACAAAAGAAAtggaaaagtaaaaaaaaacatAGTGACCAACAGAAAATGGCTATAAAAATATTATGAACTGGTCATGAGTTATAAACTGTTCATGATTGTAAAATCATGTAAACATGAAATATAAATAGGCAAAGCAGAAATCCAACCTTCAGTAATCAATACCCATGCATGACTTATGTGCAAATTAAACACCTGAATATGTCTACTGGTAGCAAGAAAATTACCTTCAAACTGAGATCCTCGTCGGTATCTTCATCAGAGGGGGTGTCCGCTTTCCACAGATCAGAACTGGCCGTTGGCGGCTTCTTTGAAGATTCTTCTTCACTGGACTTTCTTGATGATAATTTGTTATCTTTAGCGGGTCCTCTTGCAGGTCTTCCaccggaagtactgcctgagcgaATTTCTTTAGATTCAAGACCTGATCCTTGGCTCTTCCCAACAGGCTTCTTCTCCTGTGACTTTACTGCAGGAGGCCGGCCTCGCTTTGGTTTATCTACAGCAGGTATACTATCAAGAGGCTTTGATGTGCCATCCGCAGGTGTACTATCAAGAGGATTTGATGTATCATCAGTAACTTTGTTGCAAGCCTCTACCGTCAGCTTATTATTTCCACCATTTGTCTCTGGTGACAGCTCCCCAGATGCAACGTCCTGGTTATCGCTAGCAACCTTAGAATGTTCAGTCACCTTGGACTCAGTGGAAGTGCCAACCTTACTACTTTTCTTTGAGTTGACACCAGATAGCTTTTCGGGCTCTGTGGTGACTGTTTCTGGTGCCCCCTTGTCATCAGAAACTGCTGTCTGCTTGTCATCAGTAGGCAGTTCAGATTTCTGTTCGGAAGAAGCTGATCCATTTAGAGTATTGTATGGAGGACTTCCATCTTGTTCGTCTTTCTCTGGCTTTGAAGGTTCctgaaaaatagaaaatatacAGTTATGATATATATCTTATCTTCTAGAACTCTACATACTTATATCCAAAGCAAATACTCAGGTGACTTATCAGAAACAACCATCTGAGATGCATTTTTGTCAGCTAcctacatagttagaacatgtagaATTTAGTAATCACCATGGCCGAAATATACTGCATATCTATCAAAAAGCACTCTGGCTAATAATCTCATGTTTTAGACAATGAGCAAAACAAACACTTCTTCATCATGTTATAGGCTCTACCACAAACCAAATCATGCATCATGCtattgacactagcagaaatcaaAACGTCTTTAACAAATGTCAAGATACACTCAGTGGATAACATATCTGAATAACACCGTGGAATTTTCTAGTATAATCACCAAAATGTTCTTTGCAATCACAAAGTTAAACCTATTCTGGCAGATATAACTGGGAGTCAAAAGGCGGGGTTAAAAGTTAAATTGTTTCTGTTTTGTTCCACAATCCCTTTCACAAGACAATCTGGTATTTTTACCTAAACTGCAGTACATCTTAAGCAAAACTGACACTGGATGTCTGTCAAAAATCGAAACAGTTCATGTCCCTCTCCTACCACTACAAGTACCCAGATAGCACAAACATATTATATTACAACCAACGAGTAACAAACCTGACAGCTACAAATAtcaaaataattaaaaagaaTCTAGAAGAAAATTTGCACCCCTGAACCCCTGTTTGCCCCCACTCTAGTTCAAACAAAAATGATACAGAACAGACTTGCTCATTCAAACACCATGCATAAATGAACTAAGTGTGGCACAAAAGAAAGCCAACCCTTTGATCAACAAATTTCCAAAATGTATTTGTAGACTTTTTGAATAGGTGTTATAAACTGTTACTACGTCAGCAAGTTCAACTGACCATGTCATTTTCAACAGCATCAATGTTGTCGTCTCTTCCAGCATCTGAAGAACCTTCTATCAACTTTACAACAACATTGCTGTACTCATTTAAGGGAGTGCCCTGGAGTAACTCAGCAAACGCTGGCTTTAATTTTTCAGGACAAAGATCTACCATCCTCTCTGCAAGCTCAAAAGATGCTAGAAGAGA
This window encodes:
- the LOC123427162 gene encoding ABC transporter F family member 4-like, with amino-acid sequence MASGGAQMEVERRLRDVAARFVSLPESNKELQALLEEAEIWLSRVDQAPPESMRTALQPMMHALVRDDLLNHPDPGVKVGIACCLTEVTRVTAPDPPYEDNVMRGVFTVVVDAFGKLDDAQSPLFAKRVSMLETIAKVRSCVLMLDLECDDLIQETFTHFFRIVRPKLQESVVTSMETIMMFVIQESEPVHPGLASCLLRNLKKEKKDSLLASFELAERMVDLCPEKLKPAFAELLQGTPLNEYSNVVVKLIEGSSDAGRDDNIDAVENDMEPSKPEKDEQDGSPPYNTLNGSASSEQKSELPTDDKQTAVSDDKGAPETVTTEPEKLSGVNSKKSSKVGTSTESKVTEHSKVASDNQDVASGELSPETNGGNNKLTVEACNKVTDDTSNPLDSTPADGTSKPLDSIPAVDKPKRGRPPAVKSQEKKPVGKSQGSGLESKEIRSGSTSGGRPARGPAKDNKLSSRKSSEEESSKKPPTASSDLWKADTPSDEDTDEDLSLKEMASPKSLTKTGKSKGQPGYSGVSKRKLVQEAEEVPQSKKSKVLDGSLVGSRIKVWWPDDKKFYEGAVKSFDASSKKHKVVYDDGDVERLQLKNERWEFIDEEQDENPNEASDIGSRGRRGKQDSTGDSNPPKKRGRPKVVGEDSPVTSAKSEAKTAEKGAEGGGRWPRSAGKGSSKDESGGKTPKGASAVKASDGSKSNGLSGKRKPKEKVPESSADEEEEEEEPVSAKASTGKKRRRKALN